The Panicum virgatum strain AP13 chromosome 5K, P.virgatum_v5, whole genome shotgun sequence genome has a window encoding:
- the LOC120709188 gene encoding cullin-1-like has translation MNGHLNFEEGWKVLEQGIVKCSKILECTSTRPTVAEYMNYYDCSYRMAVQKQDYCREMYNGFKTTLSDCVRAMVLPHLMHKKNDSFFRELVKMWSNYAIMVRCVTGFFSYLDRCYVEQYKLPSLSDAAATSFFGPVFSYFGDEVRTALLTMIRQERDGNNMDLKCFLDVMHGICRSEVKTLMQNAVLQDTYDYYSIRSSEWIVHYSLPDYLAKVQESMEKETNRLAYYLNISSDESFDLCLQAVNAPLMETYDSYASEKQIGGQLLLQTYKTVEEELLDRCSSLTLGGCSGSNSFD, from the exons ATGAACGGCCACCTAAACTTTGAGGAAGGCTGGAAGGTCCTGGAACAGGGTATTGTAAAATGCTCAAAGATTTTGGAGTGCACTAGTACAAGGCCTACTGTGGCTGAGTACATGAATTACTATGA TTGTTCTTACAGGATGGCTGTGCAGAAACAGGACTATTGTCGGGAAATGTACAATGGTTTCAAGACAACGCTTTCAGATTGTGTCCGTGCAATG GTTCTGCCACATCTCATGCACAAGAAAAATGACAGCTTTTTTAGAGAGCTTGTGAAAATGTGGTCAAACTATGCCATCATGGTTAGATGTGTAACTGGCTTCTTTAGCTATTTGGACCGCTGCTATGTGGAGCAGTACAAACTACCATCACTAAGCGATGCTGCTgctacttctttctttggtccA GTCTTTTCCTACTTCGGTGATGAAGTGAGAACTGCTCTTCTTACTATG ATCCGTCAAGAACGTGATGGAAATAACATGGATCTTAAGTGCTTTCTGGATGTTATGCATGGCATATGTCGTTCTGAAGTCAAAACATTAATGCAAAATGCTGTTCTTCAAGACACATATGACTACTACTCCATTAGAAGTTCTGAATGGATTGTGCACTACTCTCTGCCAGATTACCTGGCCAAG GTTCAGGAAAGTATGGAAAAGGAAACCAATAGACTGGCTTACTATCTGAATATTTCAAGTGACGAGAGCTTCGACCTCTGTTTACAG GCTGTTAATGCTCCATTGATGGAAACTTACGACAGTTACGCAAGTGAGAAACAAATTGGTGGTCAGCTTTTGCTTCAAACATACAAG ACTGTTGAGGAGGAACTGCTTGACAGATGCAGTAGCTTGACGCTTGGTGGCTGTTCAGGCAGCAATTCTTTTGATTGA
- the LOC120709186 gene encoding probable potassium transporter 2: MDAEAGVVGADQLPRRQYYMNLLLLAYQSFGVVYGDLSTSPLYVYKSTFAGKLRQYQDEETVFGVLSLIFWTFTLIPLLKYVTIVLSADDNGEGGPFALYSLLCRHAKLSLLPNQQAADEELSTYYRNGFAPRNGSAPWLRRFLEKHKKMRTVLLLIVLCGASMVIGDGILTPAISVLSSMSGLQVRATGLEHRSVVLLSCIVLVGLFALQHRGTQKVAFLFAPIVIIWLFSIGGIGLYNILHWNPNIYQALSPYYMVKFFRKTGKDGWIALGGILLSMTGSEAMFADLGHFTSASVRVAFVTVIYPCLILQYMGHAAFLSKNTFHMPTGFYDTIPEPVFWPVFVVATLAAVVGSQAVISATFSIVKQCHALGCFPRVKVVHTSRWIYGQIYIPEINWILMVLCVAVTVAFRDTTLIGNAYGIACMTVMLVTTFLMALIVIFVWQRNIVFALFFLVFFGSIEAVYLSSSLMKVPQGGWVPLVLAFIFMSVMYIWHYGLRRKYQFDLQNKVSMRSILSLGPSLGIVRVPGIGLIYTELVTGVPSIFSHFVTNLPAFHEVLVFLCVKSVPVPYVSPDERYLVGRIGPKEYRMYRCIVRYGYKDVQRDDDNFENMLVMSIAKFIMMEAEDASSSASYDIANEGRMAVITTTDDAGTPLAMRDFNGIADSLTTRSSKSESLRSLQSSYEQEYPSVSRRRRVRFEVPEDDDMGQQVKDELMALVEAKHAGVAYIMGHSYIKARRSSSFLKKFAIDVGYSFLRKNCRGPSVTLHIPHISLIEVGMIYYV; the protein is encoded by the exons ATGGACGCCGAGGCCGGCGTCGTCGGCGCCGACCAGCTGCCG CGGAGGCAGTACTACATGAATTTATTACTCTTAGCTTACCAGAGCTTTGGCGTTGTTTATGGGGACCTTAGCACATCACCTCTCTACGTTTATAAAAGTACATTCGCTGGAAAGCTCCGTCAATACCAAGATGAGGAGACAGTATTCGGTGTGCTTTCCCTCATCTTTTGGACATTCACTCTTATTCCTTTGCTCAAGTATGTCACTATTGTCTTGAGTGCTGATGATAATGGCGAAG GTGGACCGTTTGCATTGTATTCGCTCCTTTGTAGGCATGCAAAACTTAGCTTGCTTCCAAATCAACAAGCAGCTGATGAGGAACTATCGACATACTACAGAAATGGGTTTGCCCCTCGCAATGGATCTGCGCCTTGGCTAAGAAGGTTTCTAGAGAAGCACAAAAAAATGCGAACCGTGCTTCTTCTCATAGTTCTGTGTGGCGCTAGCATGGTGATTGGTGATGGTATCCTTACCCCAGCAATCTCAG TTCTGTCATCTATGTCTGGATTGCAAGTTCGAGCTACTGGTTTAGAGCATC GTTCTGTAGTTCTCCTTTCGTGCATTGTATTGGTTGGTCTATTTGCCTTGCAACATCGAGGTACTCAGAAGGTTGCATTCTTGTTTGCACCAATTGTCATCATCTGGCTGTTTTCCATTGGTGGAATTGGTTTATACAACATACTTCATTGGAACCCAAATATATATCAAGCTCTCTCTCCGTATTATATGGTTAAGTTCTTTAGGAAGACAGGTAAAGATGGCTGGATTGCTTTAGGAGGGATTCTTCTTTCAATGACAG GCAGTGAAGCAATGTTTGCTGACCTTGGTCACTTCACAAGTGCCTCTGTCAGG GTGGCTTTTGTTACTGTCATATATCCATGCCTTATTCTACAATATATGGGCCATGCTGCATTTCTATCCAAGAACACTTTTCACATGCCAACAGGTTTTTATGATACTATCCCAG AACCTGTGTTTTGGCCTGTATTCGTGGTGGCCACACTCGCTGCAGTTGTTGGTAGCCAAGCTGTAATTTCAGCAACGTTCTCCATTGTGAAACAGTGCCATGCTTTGGGATGTTTCCCACGAGTGAAGGTTGTCCACACATCGAGGTGGATCTATGGGCAGATATATATCCCAGAAATAAATTGGATCCTTATGGTGCTCTGCGTAGCTGTTACGGTTGCATTCCGTGACACTACTCTTATCGGCAATGCCTATG GCATTGCATGCATGACTGTTATGCTTGTCACTACATTCTTGATGGCATTGATTGTCATCTTTGTTTGGCAAAGGAACATAGTATTTGCCCTAttttttctggttttctttGGATCCATTGAAGCTGTATATCTTTCGTCATCTCTCATGAAGGTTCCTCAGGGAGGATGGGTGCCACTTGTGCTTGCTTTCATATTCATGTCTGTCATGTACATCTGGCACTATGGGTTAAGGAGGAAATACCAATTTGACCTACAGAACAAAGTATCAATGAGATCGATCCTGTCTCTGGGTCCAAGCCTTGGCATAGTTCGGGTTCCTGGTATTGGATTAATTTATACAGAGTTGGTGACTGGTGTACCCTCCATCTTCTCACATTTTGTCACTAATCTCCCTGCTTTCCATGAAGTCCTAGTCTTTCTTTGCGTGAAGTCAGTACCAGTGCCATATGTTTCACCAGATGAGCGATACCTTGTGGGTAGGATTGGACCTAAAGAATATCGGATGTACCGTTGCATTGTTAGATATGGTTACAAAGATGTGCAGAGAGACGATGACAATTTTGAGAACATGTTAGTTATGAGTATAGCAAAGTTCATTATGATGGAAGCTGAGGATGCTTCTTCTTCAGCAAGTTATGATATTGCTAATGAAGGAAGGATGGCAGTCATAACAACCACTGATGATGCTGGCACTCCATTGGCCATGAGAGATTTCAATGGCATAGCTGACTCCTTGACTACAAGGAGCAGCAAATCAGAGAGCCTTCGGAGTCTGCAGTCCTCTTACGAGCAAGAATACCCGAGTGTAAGCCGACGGCGCCGTGTTCGCTTTGAGGTTCCAGAGGATGATGATATGGGTCAGCAAGTGAAAGATGAGCTCATGGCACTTGTGGAAGCGAAACATGCTGGGGTGGCATACATCATGGGCCATTCTTATATCAAAGCTAGGAGGAGTTCGAGTTTCCTGAAGAAGTTTGCTATTGATGTTGGCTACTCTTTCCTCCGGAAGAACTGCAGAGGTCCATCGGTCACACTGCACATTCCGCACATTAGCCTGATAGAAGTGGGCATGATATACTATGTTTAG
- the LOC120709184 gene encoding spermatogenesis-associated protein 20-like, protein MSPAASAPVFSHLPRPLTLPPTPMLSTLLLRHRLTAAAAASSPTRSPLRVLAAAAGMSSSASASSSSPHGGRKPNRLAAEHSPYLLQHAHNPVDWYPWGDEAFEKARAKDVPIFLSIGYSTCHWCHVMEVESFENEEVAKLLNDWFVSIKVDREERPDVDKVYMAYVSALHGGGGWPLSVFLSPNLKPLMGGTYFPPDDKYGRPGFKTVLRKVKEAWETKRDALERTGNLVIEQLTDALSAKASLQDLPNDLADVCVDQCVEKLASSYDPKFGGFGSAPKFPRPVEDYIMLYRFRKLMEAGKESEAKNIKKMVTHTLDCMARGGVHDHVGGGFHRYSVDECWHVPHFEKMLYDQGQIVNVYLDTFLITGDEYYSTVARDILDHLRRDMIGKEGEIFSAEDADSAEYEDAPRKKEGAFYVWTSKEIEDALGENAELFKNHYYVKSSGNCDLSPMSDPHNEFNGKNVLIERKPASLMASKSGNSLDEYSQILGACRQKLFDIRSKRPRPHLDDKVIVSWNGLAISAFARASQILKLGQSGSRFNFPVVGCNPVEYLEVAEKAANFIKVKLYDASSKRLHHSYRNGPSKAPGFLDDYAFLINGLLDLYEFGGKIEWLLWAIQLQVTQDELFLDKQGGGYFNTPGEDPSVLLRVKEDYDGAEPSGNSVAAINLIRLSSILDAAKSTGYKRNVEHLLAVFETRLRQLSIALPLMCCAADMLSVPSRKQVVLVGEKGSAEFQDMVAATFSSYDPNRTVIQIDLRNTEEMEFWDSNNANIVQMARSSPLGKQAVAHVCQDFKCSPPVTSPEALLELLNKTLAAASSAARIGFLPAATHPLSLLNKKLAAASSAA, encoded by the exons ATGTCCCCCGCTGCTTCCGCGCCGGTCTTCTCCCACCTTCCCCGCCCCCTCACCCTTCCTCCAACTCCAATGCTCTCCACTCTTCTCCTTCGCCATCGcctaaccgccgccgccgccgcctcctcgccgaccCGCTCGCCTCTTCGCGtcctcgctgccgccgctggcATGTCGTCGTCCGCGTCCgcgtcctcgtcctcgcccCACGGCGGGCGGAAGCCgaaccgcctcgccgccgagcacAGTCCCTACCTGCTGCAGCACGCGCACAACCCG GTTGATTGGTATCCCTGGGGGGACGAGGCTTTCGAGAAGGCTCGCGCCAAGGACGTCCCCATCTTCCTTTCAA TTGGCTATAGCACATGCCATTG GTGTCATGTGATGGAGGTGGAGTCCTTTGAGAATGAGGAAGTGGCAAAGTTGCTGAATGATTGGTTTGTTAGCATCAAG GTTGACCGTGAAGAACGCCCAGATGTTGATAAG GTATATATGGCATATGTATCGGCACTACATGGTGGTGGCGGTTGGCCTTTGAGTGTCTTTTTGTCACCCAATTTGAAACCATTGATGGGTGGCACGTACTTTCCACCAGATGATAAGTATGGAAGACCAGGCTTCAAGACTGTTCTGAG GAAGGTCAAAGAAGCCTGGGAAACTAAACGTGATGCGCTTGAGCGTACAGGAAATCTGGTCATTGAACAACTTACGGATGCATTATCTGCAAAGGCTAGCTTGCAGGATCTGCCAAATGATCTGGCTGATGTTTGTGTAGATCAATGTGTTGAAAAG TTAGCAAGCAGTTATGATCCTAAATTTGGTGGATTTGGCTCTGCACCCAAGTTTCCAAGACCTGTTGAGGATTATATAATGCTCTATAGATTTCGTAAACTCATGGAAGCTGGGAAAGAGAGTGAAGCCAAGAATATAAAGAAGATGGTGACTCACACATTGGACTGTATGGCAAGAGGTGGCGTTCATGACCATGTCGGAGGTGGCTTTCACAGATATAGTGTGGATGAGTGTTGGCATG TTCCACATTTTGAGAAGATGCTGTACGACCAGGGACAGATAGTAAATGTATACTTGGATACATTTCTGATTACGGGAGATGAGTACTATTCTACAGTTGCACGCGACATACTTGATCACTTGAGGAGAGACATGATAGGAAAAGAAGGTGAAATTTTCTCAGCAGAAGATGCTGACAGTGCAGAATATGAGGATGCTCCAAGAAAAAAGGAGGGAGCTTTTTATGTGTGGACCAGTAAAGAG ATAGAGGACGCACTTGGGGAGAACGCAGAGCTATTCAAGAACCATTACTATGTTAAATCATCAGGCAACTGTGACCTTTCACCAATGAGTGATCCCCACAATGAGTTCAATGGTAAAAATGTTCTGATAGAAAGAAAACCAGCTTCTTTGATGGCATCAAAGTCTGGGAATTCTCTTGATGAATATTCTCAAATCCTGGGGGCTTGTCGGCAGAAGCTGTTTGATATCCGGTCGAAAAGGCCAAGACCTCATTTGGATGACAAG GTTATTGTTTCATGGAATGGACTAGCGATATCTGCTTTTGCAAGAGCTTCACAAATTCTGAAGTTAGGACAAAGTGGAAGCAGATTCAATTTCCCAGTAGTTGGATGCAAT CCAGTTGAATATCTTGAAGTTGCAGAAAAGGCAGCGAACTTTATAAAGGTAAAACTTTATGATGCAAGCTCAAAAAGGCTGCATCATAGCTATCGCAATGGGCCATCAAAAGCACCAGGATTTTTAGATGATTATGCCTTCCTAATTAATGGCTTGCTGGATCTCTACGAATTTGGTGGAAAGATAGAGTGGCTTCTGTGGGCTATCCAATTGCAAGTCACTCAG GATGAGTTGTTTTTGGACAAACAAGGAGGTGGCTATTTTAATACTCCTGGAGAAGACCCTTCCGTTCTCTTGCGTGTTAAAGAGGATTATGATGGTGCAGAGCCTTCTGGTAACTCAGTTGCAGCAATCAACTTGATCAGATTATCCAGTATACTTGATGCAGCAAAATCTACTGGTTACAAGCGCAATGTTGAACATCTCTTG GCGGTCTTTGAGACAAGACTACGACAGCTTAGTATAGCATTGCCTTTGATGTGTTGCGCAGCAGATATGCTCTCTGTTCCATCGAGGAAGCAGGTTGTATTGGTAGGGGAGAAAGGATCTGCAGAATTCCAGGACATGGTAGCAGCTACATTTTCATCATACGATCCGAATAGAACA GTAATTCAAATTGATCTCAGGAACACAGAAGAAATGGAATTCTGGGACAGCAACAACGCAAATATTGTGCAAATGGCACGGAGCAGCCCTCTGGGTAAGCAAGCGGTGGCGCATGTGTGCCAGGACTTCAAGTGCAGCCCGCCCGTGACTTCTCCCGAGGCGCTCCTTGAACTGCTCAACAAGACACTGGCCGCTGCAAGTTCAGCTGCCCGAATCGGTTTCCTTCCTGCTGCGACACACCCCTTGAGCCTGCTCAACAAGAAACTGGCCGCTGCAAGTTCAGCTGCATGA